The following proteins come from a genomic window of Lolium rigidum isolate FL_2022 chromosome 5, APGP_CSIRO_Lrig_0.1, whole genome shotgun sequence:
- the LOC124654247 gene encoding dehydration-responsive element-binding protein 1H-like: MDMSGSSSSSTSSHEHSAATSWAPPPKRPAGRTKFKETRHPVYRGVRRRGSAGRWVCEVRVPGGKRGERLWLGTHATAEAAARAHDAGMLALLGGRPVSVSASAARLNFADSAWLLAVPSALADLADVRRAALAAVADLQRREAADCVATVPIYEADASSASESSSAEDAGSSATSLSSELDGLFEVPAAAALGMGNDMFDFELGMSGEMDLGSYYADLAEGMLLEPPPAAEFTEECWEDSGADYAALWSY, from the coding sequence ATGGACATGAGCGGCTCATCTTCCTCTTCAACGTCATCGCACGAGCACTCGGCGGCGACGTCGTGGGCGCCGCCGCCCAAGCGTCCCGCGGGGCGCACCAAGTTCAAGGAGACGCGGCACCCGGTGTACCGCGGCGTGCGGCGCCGCGGCAGCGCCGGCCGGTGGGTCTGCGAGGTGCGCGTCCCCGGCGGCAAGCGCGGCGAGCGGCTCTGGCTCGGCACGCACGCCACCGCCgaggccgccgcgcgcgcgcacgACGCCGGCATGCTCGCGCTGCTCGGCGGCCGCCCCGTGTCCgtctccgcctccgccgcgcgcctCAACTTCGCGGACTCCGCGTGGCTCCTCGCCGTCCCGTCCGCGCTCGCCGACCTCGCCGACGTCCGGCGCGCGGCGCTCGCCGCCGTCGCGGACTTGCAGCGCAGGGAGGCCGCCGATTGCGTCGCGACCGTCCCCATTTACGAGGCCGACGCCTCTAGCGCGTCGGAATCCTCGTCCGCGGAAGACGCCGGCTCGTCGGCCACGTCCCTGTCTTCTGAGCTGGATGGATTATTCGAGGTGCCGGCAGCTGCAGCACTTGGCATGGGAAATGACATGTTCGACTTTGAGCTCGGCATGTCCGGGGAGATGGACCTCGGATCGTACTACGCGGACCTCGCGGAGGGGATGCTCCtcgagccgccgccggcggcagaATTCACCGAGGAGTGCTGGGAGGACAGCGGAGCTGATTACGCCGCGCTCTGGAGCTACTGA